attaataaaattataatgatatTTATGTATCATACACAGAATCAGAAGAGAGCGATACAAATGATCACAGAGATACTAAAAGAGAGACGCAGTAATCCAGAGATTCATAAAGGAGATTTCTTGGATCAGATTGTggaagatatgaaaaaagacaGTTTTTGGACAGAAGAATTTGCTATTTATATGATGTTTGGGCTCCTCCTTGCCAGTTTtgagactatctcatctactCTTGCTTTAGCTATCATATTTCTCACTGATAACCCTCCCGTCGTTCAGAAATTGACGGTTAGTAATGCAATTTTCTTAATGGCTTCATCAGAGATTTCTTACGTGTAAAAATCTTTCTGTAGGAGGAGCATGAGGCAATCCTGAAGGCTAGAGAAAATAGAGATTCAGGACTTTCATGGAAAGAATATAAATCCTTGAGTTACACTCATCAGGTGAATCACaacattttgataaaattaatttgtttGATATTCTTTACTTTTCTGAATAAGATATTTAGCTTATAGTATCCGACATTTGTATGGAAAGGAAATTCTTATCTAAACTCAATAGAGTTAATTAGGTTGTGAATGAATCTCTCCGGCTGGCAAGTGTTGCTCCTGGAATATTGAGAAGGGCCATCACAGACATTCAAGTTGATGGTAagcatatttattaattaactaaattgCAAATCAACTCAATATTTTGCTAAATTAATCCATGTTTATTAGTCTGAAATTTCATGACATCAATTGGTAGGGTATACAATTCCCAAAGGCTGGACTATCATGGTTGTTCCGGCCGCCGTTCAATTGAATCCTAACACCTTTGAAGATCCCCTCGTCTTCAATCCTTCAAGATGGGAGGTAATAGATTCATGATTTATATAATCAAACCATTTGTTCTTATATTGTGTTGGTCAGAGAATTTAACTTGCTGAATAATGTTGAAGGACATGGGAGCTGTGGCAATGGCAAAGAACTTCATAGCTTTTGGAGGAGGATCAAGATCTTGTGCTGGAGCTGAGTTTAGCAGAGTTCTAATGTCTGTGTTTGTACATGTTTTTGTCACTAATTACAGGTAATTaagttcaattaattaattttgaattaaattactaGGCAAGATTCTTTAATTGTTTGAATTGTAATGTTGAGTAGGTGGACGAAAATCAAGGGAGGAGACATGGTCCGATCACCGGCTTTGGGATTTGGCAATGGTTTTCACATTCGAGTTTCAGAAAAGCAGCTGTGATTCAAGAGCCCATTTGCCTTTGTTTTCTTaatatatcaataaaaatatggCCAGCAGATTTCCACTGCTCTCAATTTAAAGTTCAAAATATTAAGTGAAAAATATTACAAAAGAAGCTCAAGAGGCATTTGCTTGTATGTAAAgtttgtaaataaataaataagaatattGTGATATCTCcgtaattcattttattaaaatttaattagattgaATACTTAAAAATATTCATATTGGTTCTTCCTCCTCCGTTGGGATTGATAAGTTCTTTTTCCTCCATTGGGATTGATAAGATGTTCATGTTGTTCtggaattttttcttttatttttaatttttaatttttaaaatttataggaAATAATATTTCATAGTTAAAATATACTGTTTTATCTATCTACTAATTTAAACTTTGTTTAAAACATTGAGGGTTCCTTTGatgtaaaaaagtaaaattgggtTTATTTGAACTTCAATAAAAAAGCTAAGggtaaatttgaacttttcatcACAAAATTATGTCAAGCCATTTTATTTCTCTGTATATTTCTCTCTCATTGAAGGTCTATAATATATGTATAAATGAAAAGAGGTAACATTATGTTTTTCCAAATATACCCTACAAAATATTTgataattacaattttattttatttaaaaatcattagtttaattaattaatcatattgatattttatttagatTCAATTTGgttgaattattttatatttaaattttatataattaattttattgtaatataaaataagaaaaaaacaagctaaaatttaaaaattatatttaaaatgataaaaaagagTAGTATTTTTAGATGAATATCTAAATTTGTCATCAATAATAATGTTGAGCGACAaactaataatattaaatataaacttaACAAACTAAATAGgcacaaaattaattttttttaatattatgataaataaaagaataaaaatattattatctaacACTATTTTTCttgtaataatataaaaaataacataattagcgaacttttaaatatttaacaattttcaaaaatttttatatgaaatttacTATTGGTtgatatacataaaattttataattataattcaatttaatattttttttaatttttataattttttaaacatatatatttgaattttaaaaaaaatacttataaatgataatataatatacatatataaattctgtttatataaataataataaaataaaagaacattaaaaattaaaaatacaagatatatttaataatttaatcatttcatttttttttaaatggaagcatttcatattaaaatcaataattttaaataaaacaaaaatataaaattagtacttctctgaaatttttattatattagggtaaagttattttttagctacagtttatattataataattttattaaataacaaatattaacaaataaaatcaaaatattcatattttactacattaattgaaattaattttatttcattataatttttctaCCGTTAcagtaatttaataatataataataaacaattaaatttaattaattatttaagataattattatattatatatatgaattaataaaaatatatataaaataaataattgatatGGATAATAAGTACAAcgcaaaaaacattaaaaaaaaatagtttatacAAAAACGACAACAGGAAGGAAGGCGGAGACATTTATAGCATTGTCCCATCATTTTGATACTATCATCATCTACATCTACATCTACAGTAGCGGACACAGCTGTAAGAGATGGAGGGCATGCTCAAGTGCTCCGCCAATTACGTCCCTCTTACTCCAATCAGCTTCCTGGAGCGCTCGGCGATTGTTTACCGAGACTGTGTCTCCATCGTCAACGGTGATGTCAAGTATACCTGGAGAGAGACCCACGAGAGATGCATCAGGCTCGCTTCTGCTCTCGCTGGGCTCGGTATTTCCCGTGGCGATGTGGTAACTCATCACTCCCTCATTCTATCCTTGTCCTCTTTGTTAGGTTTTTGTTTCTTCAAAGCATTTTTGTTATGATCAAAAGGTTTCATTTGTCTTGTACCTTGAAATGTTGATTTGTTGAGGAAGGTCTTAATTTGAGGCTGTGTGTGAAGGCGACAATTAGTAACTTCAGTCTTCAGAAGCTTAAGTTGCAGGATTTACTATTTtataagttaaattaaatatgcTTTATATTATGTATTCTAATTACTAATTCATTTATCAAGTTTGATACCTTGATTCAAAATTAGGATGTAAATTTTACTTAAATAAAGTGTTTTCAGTatttcaaatatgaaaaggtAGAACTCAATTTGGGTTTACTGGGCCTTAAAAATATTGcagcaaaaaaaagaaaagactggTTAACTGTTTtagttttagtttttttttttttttaaactgaaatatgttaaaaataaatttaaaaataatttttaatgttatgtaactaatatatttaaggTGAAATTGTTCTCAACGACAGCACAATcagataaatatcaaaatttttctaataaaattcattttgaaTAGTGTATTGTATTGAAATCAACTTGGCTGAATTAGACTCGCTGGCTTTTGACAAAGATTTAAAGGTAATACTCAATAGTGTATGTGCACATGTTGATGTATGCTGGCAATATTTCTATCATTTTGCCCTGCATCTTCTACTTTAATACAAGTTTGAAGAAAATTACAAAATGTCTTACTGGTCTTTCTAGATATCCAAATGTGAGAAAGAGTTTTCTTTTGCTTTCTCTTTTTTCCGCTAATTCTTTTGTTACTATCTTCCTCATCTTTTTTTCTAAGAATCAAATGCAGAAAAAGGATTTTGTAGCTttgcctcttttttttttttttttttaatttttttgactgAAGTATTATTGTGCAGGAGTCTTGCTTTAGGACCAATTCCAATAGCATGCTACCAAAATTACTGCTTGAATTCAGGACATACTGAAAATATGTAGCTGGAAGATGGTCTCAAAACACATTATAACAGTCCTTGGGACATCATTTCAAAAGAAACAATGATGTTTTAATTTCACTAGCATGATGATGCTTCTTTGCGAACATAGTTTATTACTTCTCTCATGGTTGCTTATtggtttatcattttttttctgTTGTTGTTGCTTCAATACATCACATTAGGATTAACAGATATGCAACATTGTCTACTCTAAACTCCACCATATTTGGTTGATTTATTGTCATTTTATGCTAAATGAAATGCTTCAGGATCCAATAATTTTAATGGAttaattttcattcattatATGTGTTTTGTGTTGTGGTGTTGCTTCTGTGTGTGCAGAAGACACAGGTAGCTACTAAGTTGGTACTTTGTTGGGGAAATATAGATTCCCAGATGGTTTCACAGTTGCTAATGGATTTATTATGTGTTATGAACTGctagatataaaaatatatttcattctTGTTGGGGCATTAAATCATTGGTCAGTCTCTGCTGTATCTTGTTAATTGCTGGGCTGGGAGTTAGAAGTGCTTTCCCTCTCTCTGATATGTGATAATGTTGTGGCCCAGAATTTCAACCAAAATTACTCTGGTTTAATGGTGTCTATCACATTGTTGTGCAACAGACGGTCTATTTTCCATATTCTTAATCTTATTTCAGCTAAAGATCAACCTTTGATATTTATGCAGGTTGCTGCTTTGGCCCCTAATATTCCGGCTTTATACGAGCTACATTTTGGTGTCCCAATGGCTGGGGCAGTTCTTTGCACACTTAATACACGCCATGATTCAGCAATGGTATCTGCATTACTGAGACATTCAGAGGCCAAATTCATTTTTGTGGACTACCAATTTCTCCAAATTGCAGAGGGAGCCCTTGAAATTCTATCAAAGAAAGGGATCAAGCCACCACTTCTTGTCTTAGTCCAGGACTGTGATCAACCAACTC
The sequence above is a segment of the Manihot esculenta cultivar AM560-2 chromosome 5, M.esculenta_v8, whole genome shotgun sequence genome. Coding sequences within it:
- the LOC110614908 gene encoding cucurbitadienol 11-hydroxylase, whose product is MEMWSVWLYIISLIIIIATHWIYRWRNPKCNGKLPPGSMGIPFIGETIQFLIPSKSLDVPNFIKKRMNKYGPLFRTNLVGRPVIVSSDPDFNYYLLQREGKLVERWYMDSFSKLLHHDVTQIIIKHGSIHKYLRNLVLGHFGPEPLKDKLLPQLESAISQRLQDWSKQPSIEAKSASSAMIFDFTAKILFSYEPEKSGENIGEIFSNFLQGLMSIPLNIPGTAFHRCLKNQKRAIQMITEILKERRSNPEIHKGDFLDQIVEDMKKDSFWTEEFAIYMMFGLLLASFETISSTLALAIIFLTDNPPVVQKLTEEHEAILKARENRDSGLSWKEYKSLSYTHQVVNESLRLASVAPGILRRAITDIQVDGYTIPKGWTIMVVPAAVQLNPNTFEDPLVFNPSRWEDMGAVAMAKNFIAFGGGSRSCAGAEFSRVLMSVFVHVFVTNYRWTKIKGGDMVRSPALGFGNGFHIRVSEKQL